A single window of [Clostridium] hylemonae DSM 15053 DNA harbors:
- a CDS encoding TIGR01212 family radical SAM protein (This family includes YhcC from E. coli K-12, an uncharacterized radical SAM protein.): protein MAVYWGGKRYHSLDFFLKNTYGEKLYKIALDGGMTCPNRDGTLGTRGCIFCSEGGSGDFASDRKLTVTEQIECGKLRTAGKYAGSSYIAYFQAYTNTYAPLPYLRRIFTEAARHPDVRIISIATRPDCLDKDVISMLEDIRRIKPVWVELGLQTIHEETAAFIGRGYSLPVFEQAAAMLQDAGIDVIVHTILALPGEDLSMMLDTLHYLNGAGIQGLKLQLLHVLRGTALAAYYEAHPFWIPSMEEYFYLLGRCIGSISPDIVLHRLTGDGPKQLLIAPKWSGNKRLVLNQMQSYLKKHDIWQGKEL, encoded by the coding sequence ATGGCTGTGTACTGGGGCGGAAAGAGATATCACTCTCTTGACTTTTTTCTGAAGAATACGTACGGAGAAAAATTATACAAGATCGCCCTGGATGGGGGTATGACTTGTCCGAACCGGGATGGGACGCTCGGCACCCGCGGCTGTATCTTCTGCAGCGAAGGCGGTTCCGGAGACTTTGCCTCGGACAGAAAACTGACCGTCACGGAGCAGATCGAGTGCGGGAAATTGCGGACTGCCGGAAAATATGCCGGCAGTTCTTATATCGCATATTTCCAGGCATATACGAACACCTATGCGCCGCTCCCTTATCTCAGGCGTATCTTTACTGAGGCCGCCCGGCACCCGGATGTCCGCATCATTTCCATTGCCACGAGACCTGACTGTCTTGATAAAGATGTCATATCCATGCTTGAGGATATCCGGCGGATAAAACCGGTGTGGGTGGAGTTAGGGCTGCAGACTATCCACGAAGAGACCGCCGCTTTTATCGGACGCGGATATTCTCTCCCGGTCTTTGAACAGGCGGCCGCCATGCTGCAGGATGCCGGTATCGATGTGATCGTCCACACGATACTTGCCCTTCCGGGGGAAGATCTGTCCATGATGCTGGATACACTTCATTATCTGAACGGCGCCGGTATCCAGGGGCTGAAGCTTCAACTGCTTCACGTCCTTAGAGGTACTGCTCTGGCCGCATATTATGAGGCACATCCGTTCTGGATCCCGTCCATGGAAGAGTATTTTTATCTGCTCGGCAGATGTATCGGCAGCATAAGCCCGGATATCGTTCTCCACAGGCTCACCGGCGACGGCCCGAAACAGCTGCTCATAGCGCCGAAGTGGAGCGGCAATAAGAGACTTGTATTAAACCAGATGCAGTCATATCTGAAAAAGCATGACATCTGGCAGGGAAAGGAGTTATGA
- the rpmE gene encoding 50S ribosomal protein L31 translates to MKEGIHPTYHQATVTCNCGNTFVTGSTNEEIHVEICSKCHPFYTGQQKAAQARGRVDKFNKKYGMDK, encoded by the coding sequence ATGAAAGAAGGAATCCATCCAACATATCATCAGGCAACTGTAACCTGTAACTGCGGCAACACATTCGTGACAGGCTCAACAAATGAAGAAATCCACGTGGAGATCTGTTCCAAATGCCATCCGTTCTACACAGGACAGCAGAAAGCTGCACAGGCCCGTGGCCGTGTTGACAAGTTTAACAAAAAATACGGAATGGACAAATAG
- the rho gene encoding transcription termination factor Rho: protein MMKAKYESLPLATLKDLAKARGLKGISTMKKAELIELMLEEDEKEKKAERENVKEMSANTGDKEVHDIDKLDSGVTARGILEVLPDGYGFIRSDNYLPGDNDVYVSPSQIRKFNLKTGDILEGNTRIKTQQEKFSALLYLSRINGMEPMRALRRSNFEDMTPIFPDERLRLECGKTSTAMRIVDLLSPIGKGQRGMIVSPPKAGKTTLLKQVALSVRQNNPEIHLLILLIDERPEEVTDIKEAIEGENVEVIYSTFDELPDHHKRVSEMVIERAKRLVEHKKDVMILLDSITRLARAYNLTVPPSGRTLSGGLDPAALHMPKRFFGAARNMREGGSLTILATALVDTGSKMDDVVYEEFKGTGNMELVLDRKLSERRVFPAIDIPKSGTRREDLLLSGEEQEAVDSMRRALNGMRAEEAVDNILNMFTRTKSNNELIQMVKKTKII, encoded by the coding sequence ATGATGAAAGCAAAGTATGAATCCCTGCCGCTTGCAACGTTAAAGGACCTGGCAAAGGCGAGAGGATTAAAAGGAATCTCAACGATGAAGAAAGCAGAGCTGATCGAACTTATGCTGGAAGAAGATGAGAAGGAAAAAAAGGCAGAGCGGGAAAATGTCAAGGAGATGTCTGCCAACACAGGTGACAAGGAAGTGCATGATATTGACAAGCTGGACAGTGGGGTTACGGCCCGCGGCATCCTGGAAGTGCTTCCGGACGGATACGGTTTTATAAGAAGCGATAATTACCTGCCGGGAGATAATGATGTATACGTATCCCCGTCACAGATTCGGAAGTTTAACCTGAAGACAGGAGATATTCTGGAAGGAAATACACGCATCAAGACGCAGCAGGAAAAATTCAGCGCCCTGCTCTATCTGAGCAGAATCAACGGAATGGAGCCGATGCGCGCGCTGCGCCGGAGCAATTTTGAAGATATGACGCCTATTTTCCCGGACGAGAGACTTCGTCTGGAATGCGGCAAGACAAGCACCGCCATGAGGATCGTCGATCTGCTCTCGCCGATCGGCAAAGGACAGAGGGGGATGATCGTGTCGCCGCCGAAGGCAGGAAAGACGACCCTGCTTAAGCAGGTGGCGCTGTCTGTGAGGCAGAATAATCCTGAGATACATCTGCTCATACTTCTCATTGACGAGCGTCCTGAGGAAGTGACAGATATAAAAGAAGCAATTGAAGGGGAAAATGTGGAAGTCATCTATTCTACATTTGACGAGCTTCCGGACCATCACAAGCGTGTGTCGGAGATGGTGATCGAACGGGCCAAGCGTCTTGTGGAGCACAAAAAGGATGTCATGATACTTCTGGACAGTATCACAAGGCTGGCGCGTGCATATAACCTGACAGTGCCGCCGTCAGGAAGAACTCTTTCCGGCGGTCTTGACCCTGCGGCGCTGCACATGCCGAAGCGTTTCTTCGGAGCGGCAAGAAACATGCGTGAAGGCGGCAGCCTTACGATCCTTGCGACTGCTCTTGTGGACACGGGAAGCAAGATGGACGATGTCGTGTATGAAGAATTTAAAGGAACGGGCAATATGGAACTCGTTCTGGACAGAAAACTTTCCGAGCGCAGAGTGTTCCCGGCCATCGACATTCCAAAGTCCGGCACGAGAAGAGAAGACCTGCTGCTTTCCGGGGAAGAGCAGGAAGCGGTAGATTCTATGAGACGCGCGCTGAACGGCATGCGGGCGGAAGAGGCTGTAGACAATATTCTGAATATGTTCACGAGAACAAAGAGTAATAATGAACTTATTCAAATGGTAAAAAAGACAAAAATAATATAG